A portion of the Ricinus communis isolate WT05 ecotype wild-type chromosome 10, ASM1957865v1, whole genome shotgun sequence genome contains these proteins:
- the LOC8274939 gene encoding vacuolar-sorting receptor 1 — translation MREKLGFLGFVLLMLCGSCLGRFVVEKNSLRVTSPDSVKGIHECAIGNFGVPQYGGTLVGTVVYPKANQKACKGFDEVDISFKSKPGGLPTFLLADRGDCYFTLKAWNAQNGGAAAILVADDKLEPLITMDTPEEENADADYLQKINIPSALITKSLGDSIKKALSGGEMVNINLDWTEALPHPDERVEYEFWTNSNDECGPKCDSQMDFVKNFKGAAQILEQKGYTQFTPHYITWYCPEAFILSKQCKSQCINHGRYCAPDPEQDFSKGYDGKDVVVQNLRQACFFKVANESGKPWLWWDYVTDFAIRCPMKDKKYTKECADQVIQSLGVDIRKIDKCIGDTEADVDNPVLKAEQDAQIGKGSRGDVTILPTLVVNNRQYRGKLDKGAVLKAICAGFQETTEPAICLSEDVETNECLENNGGCWQDKAGNLTACKDTFRGRVCECPVVRGVKFVGDGYTHCEASGSLRCEINNGGCWKKTQDGRTFSACVEDHSQGCKCPPGFKGDGVNSCEDVDECKEKSACQCPECKCKNTWGGYDCSCSSGLLYIQEHDTCISKAANTEVGWSFIWIIILALAAAGVAGYATYKYRIRRYMDSEIRAIMAQYMPLDNQGEIPVHHAARGDI, via the exons ATGAGGGAAAAGTTAGGGTTCTTAGGATTTGTGTTACTTATGCTGTGTGGGTCTTGTTTGGGTAGGTTTGTAGTTGAGAAAAACAGCTTAAGAGTGACTTCTCCAGATTCAGTGAAGGGTATACATGAATGTGCAATTGGGAATTTTGGTGTTCCTCAATATGGAGGTACTTTGGTTGGGACTGTTGTTTATCCAAAAGCTAATCAGAAAGCTTGCAAAGGATTTGATGAGGTTGATATCTCTTTCAAATCTAAGCCTGGAGGTTTACCCACTTTTCTTCTCGCTGATCGAGGAG ATTGTTACTTCACATTGAAGGCTTGGAATGCACAAAACGGTGGAGCAGCAGCTATTCTGGTTGCAGATGACAAGTTGGAGCCGTTGATTACCATGGACACccctgaagaagaaaatgcagATGCTGACTATTTGCAAAAGATCAACATTCCATCGGCCCTTATCACCAAGTCCTTGGGAGACAGTATCAAGAAGGCTCTATCTGGTGGGGAGATGGTGAACATAAATCTTGATTGGACTGAGGCCCTTCCACATCCTGATGAGCGTGTCGAGTATGAGTTCTGGACAAATAGCAATGATGAATGCGGGCCAAAGTGTGACAGCCAGATGGACTTCGTCAAGAACTTCAAAGGTGCAGCTCAGATACTTGAGCAGAAGGGTTACACTCAGTTCACTCCACACTATATAACATGGTATTGCCCAGAAGCATTCATTCTGAGCAAACAATGCAAGTCTCAGTGCATAAACCACGGCAGGTACTGTGCTCCTGATCCTGAGCAGGATTTTAGCAAGGGATATGATGGAAAGGATGTTGTGGTTCAAAATCTACGTCAAGCTTGCTTTTTTAAAGTGGCCAATGAAAGTGGAAAACCATGGCTTTGGTGGGATTATGTGACTGACTTTGCAATCCGTTGTCCAATGAAAGATAAGAAATACACCAAAGAGTGTGCAGATCAAGTTATCCAATCACTTG GTGTTGATATCAGAAAGATAGACAAATGCATAGGTGACACTGAAGCAGATGTGGACAACCCAGTTCTCAAAGCTGAACAAGATGCACAG ATTGGAAAAGGTTCTCGAGGAGATGTGACTATACTGCCAACTCTCGTCGTAAACAATAGGCAATATCGAG GTAAGTTGGATAAGGGGGCGGTTCTCAAGGCCATTTGTGCAGGTTTCCAGGAGACCACTGAGCCAGCCATATGTTTAAGTGAAG ATGTAGAAACCAACGAGTGCTTGGAGAATAACGGTGGATGCTGGCAGGACAAGGCTGGAAACCTTACTGCATGCAAG GATACTTTCCGAGGTAGAGTATGTGAATGTCCAGTGGTACGAGGTGTGAAGTTTGTTGGTGATGGTTATACTCATTGTGAAG CTTCAGGTTCTTTGCGTTGTGAAATTAACAATGGGGGATGTTGGAAGAAAACCCAAGATGGCAGGACTTTTTCTGCTTGTGTT GAGGATCATTCACAAGGTTGCAAGTGTCCTCCAGGATTCAAGGGTGATGGAGTCAATTCCTGCGAGG ATGTCGATGAATGCAAAGAGAAGTCAGCTTGCCAGTGTCCAGAATGCAAATGCAAAAATACATGGGGTGGTTATGATTGTAGCTGTAGCAGTGGTTTATTGTATATTCAAGAACACGACACATGCATAA GTAAGGCTGCTAATACAGAGGTTGGATGGAGCTTTATTTGGATTATTATTCTAGCATTGGCTGCCGCTGGAGTTGCTGGATATGCAACTTACAAGTACAGAATCCGG aGGTACATGGATTCAGAGATTCGGGCGATCATGGCACAGTACATGCCACTGGATAATCAAGGAGAGATCCCTGTCCACCATGCTGCCCGGGGCGACATCTGA
- the LOC8274938 gene encoding protein FATTY ACID EXPORT 3, chloroplastic isoform X2, whose product MSVAAQLLAVKNPYCFPLNKPSLYSSSTSFSPSPSLKFQPLLKPKGLGIGISIGFPSLHRRNSFLPLSASHEESHSEIDVEREKNEEEETQEDWKRILDSFKLKMQSLSGESYEEYSKKAMVVLRETQDQLQVLSDKLQTNLSEITKEVAVGSKEYLSTAAENSPEPVKEIVESLASSTDDLNEISQVRDFHVGIPYGLLLSSGGFLSFMLTGSISAIRFGMILGAALLALSISSLKSFKKGQAHAGALKGQTAIAAVIFLREIGFLFERASLFTFFSTVISGAVVAFYLYRIVSSGKQTKGSDPQGAEN is encoded by the exons atgagtGTTGCAGCGCAATTGTTAGCTGTTAAAAACCCTTATTGTTTTCCCCTAAATAAGCCTTCTCTTTACTCTTCTTCAACGTCTTTTTCACCATCTCCCTCTCTAAAGTTCCAACCTTTACTTAAACCTAAAGGCCTGGGGATTGGGATTTCAATTGGGTTTCCTTCTTTACATCGAAGGAATTCATTTCTGCCTCTCTCTGCCTCCCACGAAGAATCG CATTCAGAGATTGACGTGGAGAGGGaaaagaatgaagaagaagaaacgcAAGAAGACTGGAAACgaattcttgattcttttaaattaaagatgCAATCTTTATCAGGAGAGTCATATGAAGAATACTCAAAGAAAGCAATGGTTGTTTTAAGAGAAACTCAGGATCAGCTTCAAGTTCTATCAGATAAGTTACAAACTAATCTTTCCGAGATAACTAAGGAAGTTGCTGTGGGGAGTAAAGAATATCTTTCAACAGCTGCTGAGAATTCTCCTGAACCTGTTAAGGAGATTGTGGAAAGTCTTGCTTCTTCAACTGatgatttaaatgaaatttctcAAGTTCGTGATTTCCATGTTGGAATTCCTTATG GTTTGCTTCTTTCCTCTGGtggatttctttcctttatgtTGACAGGCAGCATTTCTGCTATTAGATTTGGTATGATTCTAGGTGCTGCGCTTTTGGCTTTAAGCATTTCAAGCTTAAAATCGTTTAAAAAAGGACAAGCACATGCTGGAGCCTTGAAAGGACAGACAG CTATTGCAGCTGTAATATTTCTGAGGGAGATAGGATTTCTGTTTGAG AGAGCTTCACTGTTCACCTTTTTCTCAACCGTCATCAG TGGTGCAGTAGTTGCTTTTTATCTGTATAGGATCGTATCAAGTGGTAAGCAGACCAAAGGATCAGACCCCCAGGGGGCTGAAAATTGA
- the LOC8274938 gene encoding protein FATTY ACID EXPORT 3, chloroplastic isoform X1 produces MSVAAQLLAVKNPYCFPLNKPSLYSSSTSFSPSPSLKFQPLLKPKGLGIGISIGFPSLHRRNSFLPLSASHEESKHSEIDVEREKNEEEETQEDWKRILDSFKLKMQSLSGESYEEYSKKAMVVLRETQDQLQVLSDKLQTNLSEITKEVAVGSKEYLSTAAENSPEPVKEIVESLASSTDDLNEISQVRDFHVGIPYGLLLSSGGFLSFMLTGSISAIRFGMILGAALLALSISSLKSFKKGQAHAGALKGQTAIAAVIFLREIGFLFERASLFTFFSTVISGAVVAFYLYRIVSSGKQTKGSDPQGAEN; encoded by the exons atgagtGTTGCAGCGCAATTGTTAGCTGTTAAAAACCCTTATTGTTTTCCCCTAAATAAGCCTTCTCTTTACTCTTCTTCAACGTCTTTTTCACCATCTCCCTCTCTAAAGTTCCAACCTTTACTTAAACCTAAAGGCCTGGGGATTGGGATTTCAATTGGGTTTCCTTCTTTACATCGAAGGAATTCATTTCTGCCTCTCTCTGCCTCCCACGAAGAATCG AAGCATTCAGAGATTGACGTGGAGAGGGaaaagaatgaagaagaagaaacgcAAGAAGACTGGAAACgaattcttgattcttttaaattaaagatgCAATCTTTATCAGGAGAGTCATATGAAGAATACTCAAAGAAAGCAATGGTTGTTTTAAGAGAAACTCAGGATCAGCTTCAAGTTCTATCAGATAAGTTACAAACTAATCTTTCCGAGATAACTAAGGAAGTTGCTGTGGGGAGTAAAGAATATCTTTCAACAGCTGCTGAGAATTCTCCTGAACCTGTTAAGGAGATTGTGGAAAGTCTTGCTTCTTCAACTGatgatttaaatgaaatttctcAAGTTCGTGATTTCCATGTTGGAATTCCTTATG GTTTGCTTCTTTCCTCTGGtggatttctttcctttatgtTGACAGGCAGCATTTCTGCTATTAGATTTGGTATGATTCTAGGTGCTGCGCTTTTGGCTTTAAGCATTTCAAGCTTAAAATCGTTTAAAAAAGGACAAGCACATGCTGGAGCCTTGAAAGGACAGACAG CTATTGCAGCTGTAATATTTCTGAGGGAGATAGGATTTCTGTTTGAG AGAGCTTCACTGTTCACCTTTTTCTCAACCGTCATCAG TGGTGCAGTAGTTGCTTTTTATCTGTATAGGATCGTATCAAGTGGTAAGCAGACCAAAGGATCAGACCCCCAGGGGGCTGAAAATTGA